Genomic segment of Mucilaginibacter sabulilitoris:
TAAACATTTTAACTTTCGTTAGTAGCGCTGCAAAGCGTATATGGATCTTAAAGCCGGATGGCACAGTTTCAACACCACCGTTGAGAGGTTACCCTGATGAACTTTCGCAAAACATTTACGATTTGTGTAAAGATCCTTATAATGACTTTTTTTGGTTTCTGCGTATTGACAAAATGGAAAAGCTATTACCAGGCCCGGACGGCATAGTAGGTACAAACACCTATTCGCCACCATTGGATTCATTAAAGGACAGGAACAGACATATGGGCTCGTTGTTTTGTGCACGTAATGGTGTTAAATATTTTGGTTCAGGCGCCTTTTTTTATCAGCTGACGCCGGGCGGAACTTTTACGCGTATTTTCAGAACCATAAGGTTAAGAACAGATGCACTTATCTCTGATTTAATTGCAACAAATGATAGCCGCACAATCTATTTTGCAGAATCGGGATATATCAAGAGTATTTTTAACAACCACTTAGAGGTTCTGGCAGGCCCTAACGCTGCCCACCCTGATGGCAGAGACGGCGTGGGTTCTGCCGCT
This window contains:
- a CDS encoding NHL repeat-containing protein, with the translated sequence MKIKTYLSIFAMIALIFNSCKKDEASNASSSNDPSLAGAKQSINKAANSLLPPRSVVTIAGTPYDPKWGQNARSNDGIGAAAGFFTPEGICIRDDGTLYVADRENHKIRKITSESIVTTVPIPLSDGESIYYPFKLGFSANGTLNILTFVSSAAKRIWILKPDGTVSTPPLRGYPDELSQNIYDLCKDPYNDFFWFLRIDKMEKLLPGPDGIVGTNTYSPPLDSLKDRNRHMGSLFCARNGVKYFGSGAFFYQLTPGGTFTRIFRTIRLRTDALISDLIATNDSRTIYFAESGYIKSIFNNHLEVLAGPNAAHPDGRDGVGSAADVYARSLVLSKDENTIYFTDQHNTIRKLILK